A portion of the Pan troglodytes isolate AG18354 chromosome 10, NHGRI_mPanTro3-v2.0_pri, whole genome shotgun sequence genome contains these proteins:
- the LOC465328 gene encoding importin-5-like, which translates to MAAAAAEQQQFYLLLGNLLSPDNVVRKQAEETYENIPGQSKITFLLQAIRNTTAAEEDPHPRVRYAACNAVGQMATDFAPGFQKKFHEKVIAALLQTMEDQGNQRVQAHAAAALINFTEDCPKSLLIPYLDNLVKHLHSIMVLKLQELIQKGTKLVLEQVVTSIASVADTAEEKFVPYYDLFMPSLKHIVENAVQKELRLLRGKTIECISLIGLAVGKEKFMQDASDVMQLLLKTQTDFNDMEDDDPQISYMISAWARMCKLLGKEFQQYLPVVMGPLMKTASIKPEVALLDTQDMENMSDDDGWEFVNLGDQQSFGIKTAGLEEKSTACQMLVCYAKELKEGFVEYTEQVVKLMVPLLKFYFHDGVRVAAAESMPLLLECARVRGPEYLTQMWHFMCDALIKAIGTEPDSDVLSEIMHSFAKCIEVMGDGCLNNEHFEELGGILKAKLEEHFKNQELRQVKRQDEDYDEQVEESLQDEDDNDVYILTKVSDILHSIFSSYKEKVLPWFEQLLPLIVNLICPHRPWPDRQWGLCIFDDVIEHCSPASFKYAEYFLRPMLQYVCDNSPEVRQAAAYGLGVMAQYGGDNYRPFCTEALPLLVRVIQSADSKTKENVNATENCISAVGKIMKFKPDCVNVEEVLPHWLSWLPLHEDKEEAVQTFNYLCDLIESNHPIVLGPNNTNLPKIFSIIAEGEMHEAIKHEDPCAKRLANVVRQVQTSGGLWTECIAQLSPEQQAAIQEFLNSA; encoded by the exons ATGGCGGCGGCCGCGGCGGAGCAGCAACAGTTCTACCTGCTCCTGGGAAACCTGCTCAGCCCCGACAATGTGGTCCGGAAACAGGCAGAGGAAACCTATGAGAATATCCCAGGCCAGTCAAAGATCACATTCCTCTTACAAGCCATCAGAAATACAACAGCTGCTGAAGAG GATCCTCATCCAAGAGTAAGGTATGCAGCCTGTAATGCCGTGGGACAGATGGCTACAGATTTTGCACCTGGTTTCCAAAAGAAATTTCATGAGAAGGTGATTGCAGCTCTGCTGCAGACCATGGAAGACCAAGGCAATCAACGTGTGCAGGCCCATGCAGCTGCTGCCCTCATTAACTTTACTGAAGACTGTCCCAAGTCACTACTTATTCCATACTTGGATAATTTGGTGAAACATCTGCATTCCATTATGGTACTGAAGCTTCAAGAGCTGATTCAGAAAGGCACCAAGTTAGTTTTGGAACAAGTTGTGACATCCATTGCATCAGTTGCTGatactgcagaagaaaaatttgtCCCCTACTATGATTTATTTATGCCATCACTGAAGCACATCGTTGAGAATGCGGTTCAAAAAGAACTGAGACTTCTGAGAGGAAAAACTATTGAATGCATTAGCCTCATTGGTCTGGCTGTTGGGAAGGAAAAATTCATGCAGGATGCATCAGATGTGATGCAGCTTTTGTTAAAGACCCAGACAGACTTCAATGATATGGAAGATGATGATCCTCAGATCTCTTACATGATCTCAGCATGGGCCAGAATGTGCAAACTCCTTGGAAAAGAATTTCAGCAATACCTTCCAGTGGTTATGGGGCCTTTAATGAAGACGGCTTCAATTAAGCCCGAAGTAGCCCTTTTAGATACCCAAGACATGGAGAATATGAGTGATGATGATGGTTGGGAATTTGTGAACCTTGGAGATCAGCAAAGCTTTGGTATTAAAACTGCAGGACTAGAAGAAAAATCAACTGCTTGCCAGATGTTGGTTTGCTATGCTAAGGAGTTAAAGGAAGGCTTTGTGGAGTACACTGAACAGGTTGTCAAACTGATGGTCCCTTTACTGAAATTTTATTTCCACGATGGTGTTCGAGTGGCAGCAGCGGAATCCATGCCTCTTCTCCTGGAGTGTGCAAGAGTCCGTGGTCCTGAGTATCTCACACAGATGTGGCATTTTATGTGTGATGCTCTAATTAAGGCCATTGGTACAGAACCAGATTCAGACGTCCTCTCAGAAATAATGCATTCTTTTGCAAAGTGCATTGAAGTAATGGGAGATGGATGCCTTAATAATGAACACTTTGAAGAACTGGGAGGTATATTGAAAGCAAAGCttgaagaacattttaaaaatcaagaattacGACAAGTTAAAAGACAAGATGAAGACTATGATGAACAGGTCGAAGAGTCACTACAAGATGAGGATGATAATGATGTTTATATTCTGACCAAAGTGTCAGATATTTTACACTCAATATTCAGTAGCTACAAAGAAAAGGTGTTACCATGGTTTGAACAGCTGCTTCCATTAATTGTCAACCTCATTTGTCCACATAGACCATGGCCAGACAGACAATGGGGATTATGCATCTTTGATGATGTCATAGAACACTGTAGTCCAGCCTCATTTAAATATGCAGAATATTTCTTAAGACCAATGCTCCAATATGTATGTGACAACAGCCCAGAAGTCAGGCAAGCAGCTGCATATGGCCTGGGAGTCATGGCACAGTATGGTGGAGATAATTATCGCCCTTTTTGTACAGAAGCACTTCCCCTGCTGGTAAGAGTTATTCAGTCTGCGGATTCTAAGACCAAAGAAAATGTCAATGCTACAGAGAACTGCATCTCAGCAGTAGGGAAAATCATGAAGTTCAAGCCTGACTGTGTAAACGTTGAAGAGGTCCTTCCACACTGGTTGTCTTGGCTTCCACTACATGAAGATAAAGAAGAAGCTGTTCAGACTTTCAATTATCTGTGTGACCTGATTGAAAGTAATCATCCAATTGTTCTTGGCCCAAACAATACCAATCTGCCCAAAATATTCAGTATAATTGCAGAAGGAGAAATGCACGAGGCAATTAAACATGAAGATCCTTGTGCCAAACGTCTGGCCAATGTCGTTCGCCAAGTACAGACTTCTGGAGGACTGTGGACTGAGTGCATAGCACAGCTCAGTCCTGAGCAGCAGGCCGCCATTCAGGAGTTCCTGAACTCTGCGTGA